The Pseudomonadota bacterium genome includes a window with the following:
- a CDS encoding ATP-binding protein produces MKANILTWLCDTLALPTVVHHADGSLSINEPARVILGESPSGASLEATLGRLLGDGLSSEESRSLIARVRDGQPVAHRVGRPGSRVCLLGMPGERASGVWVVVAGESTARGLQGSTPDSELAAGVSHELANALGAIAGWAQLARKGTRVQEALEVIEDSATAACVTARHMLGGRAQREANSDPVSVSAVAGEAVRLMAPTAMRAKVKVQRDIEPDLFVSGLRSDLWSVIWNLLANAIEALPAAGTVWLTAHSDGDAVIIQVADNGPGMNQELRRQAFRPFFTTKESGSGLGLHLVQRAVETLGGTVELSSGMDQGTRVRVELPCATAPAQAPSKVERHSSGVFATDRPMASTRVLVVDDDPGTRELLSTALSIHGARVVTAANSQDALDAAGPFDVALIDLLLSDDDLPPDAPGQALLAKLRAQGKVNAALLISGTEPLDVPMPGGEANGYIRKPFQLDDLLDRVRETLDRHGKGQALSEGA; encoded by the coding sequence ATGAAAGCGAATATTCTAACCTGGCTCTGTGACACCCTGGCCCTGCCTACGGTGGTGCATCACGCCGATGGATCGCTATCCATCAATGAGCCCGCAAGGGTTATTCTGGGCGAGAGCCCCAGCGGCGCCTCGCTCGAGGCTACCCTTGGGAGGCTGCTGGGAGACGGGCTGTCGAGCGAGGAGTCCCGCTCGTTGATAGCTCGAGTGCGGGATGGGCAGCCGGTAGCCCACCGCGTCGGGCGTCCTGGCAGCCGCGTCTGTCTGCTGGGCATGCCTGGCGAGCGGGCTAGTGGGGTGTGGGTGGTCGTGGCCGGAGAGAGCACCGCCAGGGGCTTGCAGGGCTCGACACCCGACTCGGAGCTCGCCGCGGGTGTTTCGCACGAACTGGCCAACGCCCTGGGCGCGATTGCCGGCTGGGCTCAGCTGGCGCGCAAGGGGACGCGCGTGCAGGAGGCCCTCGAGGTCATCGAAGACAGTGCCACCGCTGCTTGCGTCACCGCGCGTCACATGCTCGGAGGGCGCGCACAGCGCGAAGCCAACAGCGACCCCGTGAGCGTGTCAGCGGTCGCTGGCGAAGCCGTTCGCTTGATGGCTCCCACCGCCATGCGCGCCAAGGTGAAGGTCCAGCGCGATATTGAACCCGACCTCTTCGTCAGCGGCCTGCGCAGCGATCTTTGGTCGGTGATCTGGAACCTGCTGGCCAACGCGATCGAAGCCCTTCCAGCTGCCGGTACGGTCTGGCTCACGGCTCACAGCGACGGGGACGCCGTCATCATTCAGGTGGCGGACAATGGGCCCGGCATGAACCAGGAGCTTAGAAGGCAAGCTTTTCGCCCGTTCTTTACGACCAAGGAGAGCGGCAGCGGCTTGGGCTTGCATCTGGTCCAACGTGCGGTGGAGACGCTCGGCGGAACCGTCGAGCTTTCGAGCGGCATGGACCAGGGAACCCGCGTCCGGGTCGAGCTGCCCTGCGCGACGGCTCCGGCCCAGGCGCCGTCCAAGGTCGAGCGTCATTCGAGCGGCGTCTTCGCAACCGACCGCCCGATGGCCAGTACACGCGTTCTGGTTGTCGACGACGATCCCGGCACGCGCGAGCTGCTTTCGACCGCCCTGTCCATCCACGGTGCGCGCGTGGTTACCGCGGCCAACTCCCAGGATGCGCTGGACGCCGCCGGCCCCTTCGACGTGGCGCTGATCGACTTGCTGCTTAGCGACGACGATCTTCCGCCCGATGCACCCGGCCAGGCCCTGCTCGCAAAACTCCGAGCCCAGGGCAAGGTCAACGCCGCATTGCTCATCTCGGGCACGGAGCCGCTGGACGTTCCCATGCCCGGCGGCGAGGCCAACGGCTACATACGCAAGCCGTTTCAGCTCGATGACTTGCTGGACCGCGTGCGCGAGACGTTGGATCGGCACGGGAAGGGGCAAGCCCTCAGCGAAGGCGCGTAG
- the gatC gene encoding Asp-tRNA(Asn)/Glu-tRNA(Gln) amidotransferase subunit GatC, with product MSGPTISQQQVQHVAELARLALSERESERLRSDLHRILDYMAQLDGLDVSGVLPTLHPLSAPARMRADRPEPSLARKTVLDQAPAHARGAFAVPKVPWDD from the coding sequence GTGAGCGGGCCCACCATCAGCCAGCAGCAGGTCCAGCACGTGGCGGAGCTTGCTCGTTTGGCGCTGAGCGAGCGGGAAAGCGAGAGGCTGCGCTCCGACCTGCACCGTATCCTCGACTACATGGCGCAGCTCGATGGACTGGACGTCAGCGGCGTCTTGCCGACCCTGCATCCATTATCCGCCCCTGCGCGCATGCGAGCCGACCGGCCCGAACCTTCCCTGGCGCGGAAAACGGTCCTCGACCAGGCTCCCGCCCATGCTCGAGGGGCCTTCGCCGTACCCAAGGTGCCCTGGGACGACTAG